A region of the Longimicrobium sp. genome:
CATCTGGCGCGATGCGCGTGCGCTGCTCCCGCCCGAGACGCCGCCGGCCGCATGACCGCCTACTACATCGCGCTCCTCCGGGTGCACGACCGCGAGACGTACGAGCGGTACGTCGCGGACGTGCTTCCGCTCATCCTCCGGCACGGCGGCCGGGTGCTCGCGGCCGACTACGCGCCCCGGTGGCTGGAAGGTCCCCGCGACGCCGACCGCGTCGTGCTGCTCGCCTTCGAGGACCCCGACTCGGCCCGGCGGCTCTTCGAGTCGGCGGAGTACCAGTCGCTCGCCGAGAACCGCAGGCGCGCATCGGAAAGCTCGGTGCTCTGCGTCCAGGGACTGGACCCGGGCGCGGATCGGTAGCGTCCGGGACGGTCGGTCTTGCCGTCATTCCGAGGCCCGGCCACACCGGACCGGCATCCGCACGGATCTTTGCAGGGCCGAAGAATCTTCTCACCCTGGCGGGACGCGACCCGGCTGCGCGCCGCCGGCCCCGACGCCTTCACCGACGGCTACGCGCTCGTCCTCTTCACCCGCGACGCCCGCGGCCGCGCCGGCGCCTTCACCGTCGCCACCCCGCGCGTGCTGGGCGTGCGCTTCGAGCGGCGGCCGTGAGAGACTGCCGGGGTCGCCGGGCGGTTGGAAACCGCGGCAACAACTACACGAAGTCCGCCTTCGCGGACTTGCGGGCTGCGCCCGCGCGCTTCGCGCCCCCGAGCCAGCTTCCCCGCGCCGAACCCGCGTCCACGCCGAAGGAGCCCGCGAAGGCGGGCTTTGCGCCGTTGCCGCGGCTTCAGCCGCCC
Encoded here:
- a CDS encoding DUF1330 domain-containing protein, which produces MTAYYIALLRVHDRETYERYVADVLPLILRHGGRVLAADYAPRWLEGPRDADRVVLLAFEDPDSARRLFESAEYQSLAENRRRASESSVLCVQGLDPGADR